CCCCGGTCTGGAAGCTCCGAAATCGCCCGTTTGAATGTGCAGCTGTCGTAAGACAGGAAAGGCCGCCCGGGAAACCAGGCGGCCTTTTTCTGTTGCGATCGATCACATCACCCTGGCCGCGGCGCGTTTTGCGGCTTCGATGCGACGCGCTTGCGCGGGAGCGATCCGTTCCTTCATCAGTGCGAGCACCTCAGTGGGTGCGGTCTCCGGCGAGCCCGCGTTGAACGGCGGTGCCGGATTGTATTCCAGGCGGAGCTGGATCGCTTCCGCCATGGTGCGGTCGACCAGAATCGAGACCAGCGTCAGCGCGAAATCGATCCCGGCCGTGACGCCGCCGCCGGTGATGCGGTTGCGGTCGATGCAGACGCGCGTCCGCGTCGGGGTCGCCCCGAACAGCGCCAGCACCTCCATGGCGGTCCAGTGGGTGGCTGCGCGATAGCCTTTCAACAGGCCGGCTGCGCCCAGCACCAGCGATCCCGTGCACACCGAGGTGACGTATTTGGCGCCCTCGGCCTGCCTGCGCAGGAAATCGAGTACCTCCTCGTCATTGACGAGCGCATCGGTGCCGAAGCCGCCGGGCACGCAGATCACGTCGAGTTGTGGGCAATCGGCGAAGGTCGTGGTCGGCGTCAGAGTCACCACGGAATCGCTCGGGACGGGCTCGATCCG
This genomic interval from Bradyrhizobium sp. CB82 contains the following:
- a CDS encoding DJ-1/PfpI family protein, with amino-acid sequence MSSPLRIGCLVFPRVTQLDLTGPVQVFSSVPGAEVHLIWKRIEPVPSDSVVTLTPTTTFADCPQLDVICVPGGFGTDALVNDEEVLDFLRRQAEGAKYVTSVCTGSLVLGAAGLLKGYRAATHWTAMEVLALFGATPTRTRVCIDRNRITGGGVTAGIDFALTLVSILVDRTMAEAIQLRLEYNPAPPFNAGSPETAPTEVLALMKERIAPAQARRIEAAKRAAARVM